From Halobacterium sp. R2-5, the proteins below share one genomic window:
- a CDS encoding KH domain-containing protein, whose product MKHVKIPQDRIGALIGEGGETLRRIEQAAEVRLDVDSEDGSVAIERTGDPIRGMQAPEIVRAIGRGFDPDAALSLLDDEMRMFETVDIERAARNDNDLRRKKGRLIGENGRTRELMEELTGANVVIYGSTFGVIGQPNEVDVARSAAEMLLDGAPHGSVYSFLERKRAEELKQQGMEYHEFTG is encoded by the coding sequence ATGAAACACGTGAAGATTCCGCAGGACCGCATCGGCGCGCTCATCGGCGAGGGGGGTGAGACGCTGCGCCGCATCGAGCAGGCCGCCGAGGTCCGGCTCGACGTCGACTCCGAGGACGGGTCGGTCGCCATCGAACGCACCGGCGACCCGATTCGGGGGATGCAGGCGCCCGAGATCGTCCGCGCGATCGGCCGCGGGTTCGACCCGGACGCCGCGCTCAGCCTCCTGGACGACGAGATGCGGATGTTCGAGACCGTCGACATCGAGCGTGCCGCCCGCAACGACAACGACCTCCGCCGCAAGAAGGGCCGGCTCATCGGCGAGAACGGCCGCACGCGCGAGCTGATGGAGGAGCTCACCGGCGCGAACGTCGTCATCTACGGGTCGACGTTCGGCGTCATCGGTCAGCCGAACGAGGTCGACGTCGCCCGCTCGGCCGCCGAGATGCTGCTCGACGGCGCCCCCCACGGCTCCGTCTACTCGTTCCTCGAGCGCAAGCGCGCCGAGGAGCTCAAGCAGCAGGGCATGGAGTACCACGAGTTCACGGGCTGA